In Synechococcus sp. KORDI-100, a single window of DNA contains:
- a CDS encoding Zn-dependent hydrolase yields MRQSLETELLRIDADRLNAGLDRMAAIGTNSDGSVCRRGFSEQDVEARILLSGWMKDAGLDVRIDSAGNLIGRLEGSVAGLPALVTGSHIDTVPTGGRYDGVLGVLAGLEIARTLQSSGRSLQHPLEVIAFADEESTMVGCKGMSGTASDNPDSFVTSNGKPIEDNLLAIGGDWNNLASARRSDDAIAAFVELHVEQGGVLEQRGDVIGTVDGVVGQKRFTVVIDGQANHAGTTPMNQRRDALATAAHVVLAVEQMAVEHPGDPVATVGRLEVWPNAANVVPGSVQLTVDLRDLDPSVLDQLSNALMNALERIGERSGCAIRLDPQFEVAPTPADQTVKQAIAASAATLGLKTSSLPSRASHDAQEIGRRWPMGMIFVPSRYGLSHSAGEFTEPSHCEAGTQVLLDTLLRLDRSL; encoded by the coding sequence CTGCGTCAGTCCCTTGAAACAGAGCTGCTGCGGATCGATGCAGACCGCCTCAATGCAGGTCTTGATCGCATGGCTGCGATCGGCACCAACAGCGATGGAAGCGTCTGCCGCAGAGGCTTCTCGGAGCAGGATGTTGAAGCGAGAATTCTCCTCTCCGGCTGGATGAAGGATGCCGGTCTTGACGTCCGGATCGACAGCGCCGGCAACCTGATCGGTCGACTTGAAGGCTCCGTCGCTGGTTTGCCCGCCCTGGTGACCGGATCCCACATCGATACGGTCCCGACGGGTGGCCGATACGACGGCGTTCTCGGTGTCCTGGCCGGACTTGAAATCGCCCGCACCCTCCAGAGCAGCGGCCGTTCACTCCAGCACCCCCTAGAGGTGATCGCCTTTGCCGATGAGGAGTCCACGATGGTGGGCTGCAAGGGAATGAGTGGGACGGCTTCGGACAATCCCGACAGCTTCGTGACCAGCAACGGCAAGCCGATCGAGGACAACCTTCTGGCGATCGGAGGCGACTGGAACAACCTTGCCTCTGCCCGTCGTTCTGACGACGCGATCGCGGCCTTCGTCGAACTGCACGTTGAACAGGGCGGTGTCCTGGAACAACGGGGTGACGTGATCGGTACGGTCGATGGTGTCGTAGGCCAAAAGCGGTTCACGGTTGTGATCGACGGACAGGCCAATCATGCGGGCACAACGCCGATGAACCAGCGGCGAGATGCTCTCGCCACCGCTGCCCATGTGGTTCTGGCCGTGGAACAAATGGCCGTGGAGCATCCCGGCGATCCTGTGGCAACCGTCGGGCGACTCGAGGTGTGGCCCAATGCCGCCAATGTCGTCCCTGGTTCGGTTCAGCTCACCGTGGATCTCAGAGATCTTGATCCTTCCGTTCTTGACCAGCTCTCCAACGCATTGATGAACGCGCTGGAGCGGATCGGCGAACGCAGCGGCTGTGCGATCCGTCTTGACCCCCAGTTCGAGGTTGCTCCAACACCGGCCGATCAAACTGTCAAACAGGCCATCGCTGCGTCCGCCGCAACATTGGGGCTTAAGACCTCCTCCTTGCCCAGTCGCGCCAGCCACGACGCTCAGGAAATCGGTCGCCGTTGGCCGATGGGAATGATCTTTGTCCCTAGTCGTTATGGCTTGAGCCATTCAGCGGGCGAGTTCACTGAACCATCTCACTGCGAGGCGGGCACGCAGGTTCTGCTGGACACTCTTCTTCGGCTCGATCGAAGTCTGTGA
- the asnB gene encoding asparagine synthase (glutamine-hydrolyzing), translating to MCGIGGVLSAQPDQRVDPQLLVNMAAIQVHRGPDGFGVETLDDAGVGFCHARLSIIDLDENRARQPFLTDDGQVLMAHNGEFYDFQRIRADLTARGVRFQTKSDSEILLRLYQQQGLEKTLPLLRGEFAFALFDRTEDCLYLVRDRFGIKPQYWSLTPQGLVFGSELKVLFAHPAVERRFTSAGLFHQLMQTMVPGSTAFDGVHQVKPGHVVKIQRSASGLDVSEWKYWDIDFPRQEERDRSLDEAHHVAAIRRALLEAVELRMVADVPVGCYLSGGIDSCSILGLASAVSQNPVKAFTIGFDDNRYDESPIAQEMAESTGAQQDVMRLSGKELYGHMERTLWHTERTIYNTLAVAKYLMSRHVNAVDYKVVMTGEGSDELFGGYPAFRRDMFLHGLDALPDQEKTAWEELLQQSNALVQGAMLSADQVDDPDIASVVGFTPSCLQPWLACAPHVPALLAKEHRDALTDYSPGRAIADQLDPEQLEGRHALDKAQYVWIKTMLEGQILTWGGDRVDMANSMEARPAFLDHHLAAAAVQVPPELRIKGKTEKYVLREAMAGLLPEVLYRREKFAFMAPPAHTEPEKWEQMLRLADDYLSEEAIEASGVLDAEGVRVLFERHQDPLTTDAERVQMDALINHLLGVQMLHRMFVAADVPAQAREMADELGWRVPVPA from the coding sequence ATGTGTGGAATCGGGGGCGTTCTCAGCGCACAACCAGATCAGCGGGTCGATCCGCAGCTGCTGGTGAACATGGCAGCGATCCAGGTCCACAGGGGACCGGATGGATTCGGGGTGGAAACCCTCGACGACGCCGGTGTTGGCTTCTGCCATGCCCGTTTGTCGATCATCGATCTCGACGAGAACCGTGCTCGCCAGCCGTTTCTCACCGATGACGGCCAGGTTCTGATGGCTCACAACGGCGAGTTCTACGACTTTCAGCGCATCCGCGCCGATCTCACCGCCCGCGGCGTTCGCTTCCAGACCAAAAGCGATTCCGAGATCCTCCTGCGTCTGTATCAACAGCAAGGGCTGGAAAAAACGCTTCCCTTGCTGCGCGGTGAGTTTGCATTCGCGCTGTTTGATCGGACCGAGGACTGCCTGTATCTCGTCCGTGATCGCTTCGGCATCAAACCGCAGTACTGGAGCCTCACGCCTCAGGGACTGGTGTTCGGCTCGGAGCTGAAGGTGCTGTTTGCCCACCCCGCCGTGGAACGGCGATTCACGTCCGCCGGTCTGTTTCACCAGCTGATGCAGACGATGGTGCCGGGGTCGACGGCCTTCGACGGCGTTCATCAGGTGAAGCCCGGTCATGTGGTGAAGATCCAGCGTTCCGCCAGCGGGCTTGACGTCTCGGAGTGGAAGTACTGGGACATCGACTTTCCCAGACAGGAGGAGCGCGATCGCAGTCTTGACGAAGCCCACCATGTCGCTGCCATTCGCCGCGCATTGTTGGAGGCGGTTGAGTTGCGCATGGTCGCCGACGTGCCTGTTGGCTGTTACCTCTCAGGCGGAATCGACAGCTGTTCGATTCTCGGTCTCGCCTCGGCTGTCAGCCAGAACCCGGTGAAGGCGTTCACCATCGGATTCGATGACAACCGCTACGACGAATCGCCGATCGCCCAGGAGATGGCGGAGTCAACGGGGGCGCAGCAGGATGTGATGCGCCTTTCGGGCAAGGAGCTCTACGGCCACATGGAGCGCACGCTCTGGCACACCGAGCGGACGATCTACAACACCCTGGCCGTGGCCAAATACCTGATGAGTCGCCATGTCAATGCGGTCGACTACAAGGTGGTGATGACCGGTGAGGGATCAGACGAACTGTTCGGCGGCTACCCAGCCTTCCGCCGGGACATGTTCCTGCACGGGCTTGATGCGCTTCCAGACCAGGAGAAAACCGCCTGGGAGGAACTGCTTCAGCAGTCCAATGCTCTTGTGCAGGGAGCGATGCTTTCAGCTGATCAGGTTGATGATCCGGACATCGCTTCGGTGGTGGGCTTCACCCCGAGCTGCCTGCAGCCATGGCTCGCCTGTGCTCCCCATGTCCCGGCACTGCTGGCGAAAGAGCACCGCGACGCTCTCACGGATTATTCACCCGGTCGTGCGATCGCCGACCAACTTGATCCAGAGCAGCTCGAAGGCCGCCACGCCCTCGACAAAGCTCAGTACGTCTGGATCAAAACTATGTTGGAGGGCCAGATCCTCACCTGGGGTGGCGATCGGGTCGATATGGCCAACTCCATGGAAGCCCGGCCAGCTTTTCTCGATCACCACCTCGCGGCAGCGGCGGTTCAGGTTCCACCGGAGTTGCGTATCAAGGGCAAAACGGAGAAATACGTTCTCCGGGAGGCGATGGCCGGACTGCTGCCAGAGGTTCTCTACAGACGCGAGAAATTTGCTTTCATGGCCCCTCCAGCCCATACGGAACCCGAAAAGTGGGAACAGATGCTGAGGCTGGCGGATGACTATCTGAGTGAGGAAGCGATTGAAGCCTCAGGAGTTCTGGATGCCGAGGGGGTTCGCGTGCTGTTTGAGCGCCATCAGGATCCTCTGACGACGGACGCGGAACGGGTGCAGATGGATGCCCTGATCAACCATCTGCTGGGTGTGCAGATGCTGCATCGCATGTTCGTGGCCGCCGATGTACCGGCTCAGGCGCGCGAGATGGCCGATGAACTTGGCTGGAGAGTGCCCGTTCCGGCTTGA
- a CDS encoding aspartate carbamoyltransferase produces MSHVHACVLERDTSPIRFAPLGPDVFGRTQPQVLLGTIEEKGEALLDLIDQHVVSIMPFEPETLLQLFRLAAKYESNPDRYIRHNTPLTGKILINAFYEPSTRTRLSFDSAWHRLGGDSINITDRSTTGIAKGESLEDVAHMFNNYGDCVVLRDSDPTAIYKMTGSLRIPIINAGNGIDEHPTQAMADLFTILKWRPRLALPDVDPADRIRIGVVGVPSKMRTVRSLLRILSKFPGILEEIVVIHDDQADPVDTLFEPGELELLEAAGLNIRISGDLQVEIPHLDVTYINAIAWVGDGYKVHGNRFRLTSDLPFKEGAIVLHPLARGPELSTCLDDTPHNWYFSQARGAVFLRMALLTCMVDRADRVMDVI; encoded by the coding sequence ATGAGCCACGTCCATGCCTGTGTGCTCGAGCGGGACACCTCCCCGATTCGATTTGCACCACTAGGACCAGATGTGTTCGGCCGCACCCAGCCGCAGGTTCTGCTCGGCACCATCGAAGAGAAAGGTGAAGCGCTCCTCGATCTGATCGACCAGCACGTGGTCTCGATCATGCCGTTCGAGCCCGAAACCCTGCTGCAGCTGTTCAGGCTGGCCGCGAAATACGAGAGCAACCCTGATCGCTACATCCGCCACAACACGCCGCTGACGGGCAAGATCCTGATCAACGCGTTCTACGAACCGAGTACACGAACCCGATTGTCGTTCGACAGCGCCTGGCATCGTCTCGGTGGCGATTCGATCAACATCACCGATCGCAGCACCACGGGCATCGCCAAGGGCGAATCGCTGGAGGACGTAGCCCACATGTTCAACAACTACGGCGATTGCGTTGTGCTTCGGGACAGCGATCCCACAGCCATCTACAAGATGACGGGCTCCCTGCGGATACCGATCATCAATGCCGGCAATGGCATCGATGAGCATCCAACCCAGGCGATGGCGGACCTGTTCACCATCCTCAAATGGCGTCCCCGCCTTGCCTTGCCGGATGTGGACCCCGCCGACAGGATCCGCATCGGCGTCGTCGGCGTTCCCTCCAAGATGCGCACGGTGCGCTCACTGCTGAGGATCCTCTCGAAATTTCCGGGAATCCTGGAGGAGATCGTGGTCATCCATGACGATCAGGCCGATCCGGTGGACACCTTGTTCGAGCCTGGCGAGCTGGAGCTTCTTGAAGCCGCAGGCCTCAACATCCGCATCAGCGGAGACTTGCAGGTGGAGATCCCCCATTTGGATGTCACCTACATCAACGCCATCGCCTGGGTGGGGGATGGCTACAAAGTTCATGGCAATCGCTTCCGCCTGACCAGCGATCTGCCGTTCAAGGAGGGAGCCATCGTGCTCCACCCCCTGGCGAGGGGGCCTGAACTCAGCACCTGCCTGGACGACACACCCCACAACTGGTACTTCAGTCAGGCGCGGGGTGCTGTCTTCCTGCGCATGGCTCTGCTCACCTGCATGGTGGACAGAGCCGACAGGGTGATGGACGTGATCTGA
- a CDS encoding sodium:solute symporter family protein — protein MILLTATPFLAPGIAWFLVVAFSVLWIALGMAWGRQGRGDADDYMLAGRNIGLSLSTATLMASWVTGNTTLLAPEFGYKTGLWGMFSYALAGLGLILFAPLALRIKELMPKGRTSGDFIRLRYGRITWVVFMVITAIYTLGFLMTQAMGAGILLEALSGFDYRLGMLVVIGVSTIYTLYGGMRAVIGTDFIQSLLIMGLLVLVAVLAFRQFPIPEVHAELSSNHPGHLNLLLPAGLLIAWNSALFSMGEVFHNNIWWSRVFASRRSVVMPSFLLGGLAWMSVPLVTGSIGLVALARNLDLPQVNMVFPVMAADLLGAGGAALVFVVVFASLTSTLDSLLASTADLLAEDVFLHLLRPQASDAQLKLATRWIVVGLAVATLALSWPRLDSLASVLFFTGALVASTIWPVACGLYWTSANRHGAILAMVAGSVVGLLAYNLIAPYCAAVFSAAVSAAVMAGWSACQPESFQWSQLNAGDEV, from the coding sequence ATGATCCTGCTCACCGCGACGCCATTTCTTGCTCCAGGAATCGCCTGGTTTCTGGTGGTGGCCTTCTCCGTCCTGTGGATTGCCCTCGGCATGGCCTGGGGGCGTCAGGGCCGGGGAGATGCCGACGACTACATGCTCGCTGGCCGCAACATTGGCCTCTCCCTCAGCACCGCAACCCTGATGGCCTCGTGGGTCACGGGAAACACCACCCTTCTGGCACCGGAATTCGGCTACAAAACCGGGCTCTGGGGCATGTTCAGCTATGCCCTGGCAGGACTCGGCCTGATCCTGTTCGCCCCCCTTGCCCTGCGCATCAAGGAGCTGATGCCGAAGGGACGCACCAGTGGGGATTTCATCCGTCTGCGCTATGGCCGGATCACCTGGGTGGTCTTCATGGTGATCACAGCCATCTACACCCTGGGCTTTCTGATGACCCAGGCCATGGGCGCGGGCATTCTTCTCGAGGCACTGTCGGGATTCGACTACCGCCTCGGAATGCTGGTGGTGATCGGGGTGTCCACGATCTACACCCTCTACGGCGGCATGCGAGCCGTGATTGGAACCGATTTCATCCAATCGCTGCTGATCATGGGCTTGCTGGTGCTCGTGGCCGTGCTGGCCTTCCGGCAGTTTCCGATCCCTGAGGTCCACGCCGAGCTCAGCAGCAACCATCCCGGTCATCTCAACCTGCTGTTGCCTGCGGGACTGTTGATCGCTTGGAACTCCGCCCTGTTTTCGATGGGGGAGGTGTTCCACAACAACATCTGGTGGTCGCGGGTGTTCGCCAGCCGCCGGTCCGTGGTGATGCCGTCCTTCCTGCTGGGGGGACTGGCCTGGATGAGCGTGCCCCTTGTCACAGGATCGATCGGGCTCGTCGCCCTGGCCCGCAACCTGGACCTGCCCCAGGTGAACATGGTGTTTCCCGTGATGGCCGCTGATCTTCTGGGAGCTGGAGGAGCGGCCTTGGTGTTTGTGGTGGTGTTCGCGTCCCTCACCTCCACCTTGGATTCCCTGCTGGCCTCCACGGCCGATTTGCTGGCTGAGGATGTGTTTCTGCACCTGTTGCGGCCCCAGGCCAGCGACGCCCAGCTGAAATTGGCGACCCGCTGGATCGTGGTCGGCCTCGCCGTGGCCACCCTGGCCCTGTCCTGGCCAAGGCTCGATTCCCTGGCCAGCGTCCTGTTCTTCACCGGAGCCCTCGTGGCGTCCACCATCTGGCCGGTGGCCTGCGGCCTGTACTGGACGAGTGCCAACCGCCATGGAGCGATCCTGGCCATGGTGGCGGGGAGCGTCGTGGGTCTGCTGGCCTACAACCTGATCGCTCCGTACTGCGCCGCCGTCTTTTCAGCCGCTGTCTCTGCGGCTGTGATGGCTGGCTGGAGTGCTTGTCAACCGGAATCGTTCCAGTGGAGTCAACTCAACGCAGGAGATGAGGTATGA
- a CDS encoding 16S rRNA (uracil(1498)-N(3))-methyltransferase has translation MNIIHLHRDDLWLDHNTVMIRDRRCQHICAVLRASVGDTIRVGLLGGAQGEGRIEEIGDSAVRLHVQLHQSPPVRHRFDIVLALPRPKMLRRIFRTVAEFGVANLHLINSARVEKSYWQSPLLKPAKVAEALQAGMERSRDTVAPVVHQHLLFRPFVEDVLREICADRPCWIAAIGARRPLGDAASAPAVVMIGPEGGFVPFEIELAQRVVAETVHLGPRILRVDTALTSVLALGA, from the coding sequence ATGAACATCATCCATTTGCATCGGGATGATCTCTGGCTGGATCACAACACCGTGATGATCAGGGATCGCCGGTGCCAGCACATCTGTGCGGTGCTCAGAGCATCTGTTGGCGACACCATTCGCGTTGGTTTACTTGGTGGTGCACAAGGGGAGGGGCGGATTGAAGAGATTGGCGACAGCGCAGTGCGACTTCACGTTCAGCTCCACCAATCACCGCCCGTTCGTCATCGCTTCGACATCGTGCTGGCGCTTCCGCGACCCAAAATGTTGCGCCGGATTTTTCGCACGGTCGCTGAATTTGGTGTGGCCAACCTGCACTTGATCAACAGCGCTCGTGTTGAAAAAAGTTACTGGCAAAGCCCTTTGCTGAAACCGGCCAAGGTGGCGGAGGCGTTGCAGGCGGGGATGGAGCGTTCGCGCGACACCGTGGCTCCTGTGGTGCATCAGCACCTGTTGTTTCGCCCTTTTGTTGAAGACGTGCTCAGGGAGATTTGCGCCGATCGACCTTGCTGGATTGCGGCAATCGGGGCAAGGAGGCCTCTGGGCGACGCGGCTTCAGCACCAGCGGTCGTGATGATCGGCCCGGAGGGTGGTTTTGTTCCCTTCGAGATTGAACTGGCGCAGCGTGTTGTCGCCGAAACCGTCCATCTGGGTCCTCGCATTTTGAGAGTGGATACGGCCTTGACGAGTGTCCTGGCTTTGGGTGCATAA
- a CDS encoding calcium-binding protein gives MSLSNAASYFDYFWEGSSKAEKHSAKSGKTSLLVGQGGNDTLNGANKDDKLEGKDGNDKVAGFDGNDTLQGHKGNDQLDGGQGNDKLYGDDGNDTLIGGAGKDYFEDDDGNNSFTGGKGKDVFVIDDDDDGFVIINDFNGKKDKLEIDDDYKFFDDFDTKVVNGNLEIRLDDEFVAQLNGVTKLTNKMIIWD, from the coding sequence ATGAGTCTCTCCAACGCTGCAAGCTATTTCGACTACTTCTGGGAAGGTTCATCCAAGGCTGAAAAGCACTCTGCCAAGAGTGGTAAAACATCTCTGCTTGTTGGCCAGGGCGGTAACGACACGCTCAACGGTGCCAATAAGGACGACAAACTTGAAGGGAAGGACGGCAACGACAAAGTTGCTGGCTTTGATGGTAACGACACCTTGCAGGGTCATAAGGGAAATGATCAACTCGACGGTGGTCAGGGCAATGACAAGCTCTACGGCGACGATGGCAATGACACCTTGATCGGCGGTGCGGGTAAAGATTATTTCGAAGATGACGATGGCAACAATAGCTTCACGGGTGGGAAAGGTAAGGATGTTTTTGTCATTGATGATGATGACGATGGGTTTGTAATAATCAACGATTTCAACGGTAAAAAAGATAAGCTTGAGATTGATGATGATTATAAGTTTTTCGATGATTTTGATACAAAGGTTGTCAACGGGAACTTGGAGATTCGCCTTGATGACGAATTTGTCGCCCAGCTTAATGGAGTTACAAAATTGACCAACAAGATGATTATTTGGGACTAA